GATCTAGATGGCTTCGTATTAGAGGTTTTGAGGAGGTGGTGGGCGTCGAAAGCTACTTAGACGTCAACATATTCGTTTACTGGCTTGGTAAACACCCGACCTTTGGCGAAGTAGCCCGCCGTTGGATAAAGAGGGTTGAGGAAGACCCGAAGAGAAGATACGCAAACTTTGCCTTAACGGTCTACCAAACGCTGGTGATAATCGCGGGTTTAACGGGAAGGAACTTAAAAGAGGAGAAGCTGGTTGATGAAATAATTCACTCGATAACAGACTTGGCGGGGCTGAGCATAATC
This genomic stretch from Nitrososphaerota archaeon harbors:
- a CDS encoding type II toxin-antitoxin system VapC family toxin, with product MGVESYLDVNIFVYWLGKHPTFGEVARRWIKRVEEDPKRRYANFALTVYQTLVIIAGLTGRNLKEEKLVDEIIHSITDLAGLSIIPLTQKDMVQAVGLMKEYGLDYEDALHLAAALKSGAKEIISNDQDFDRTPLKRSFT